The proteins below are encoded in one region of Microbispora sp. NBC_01189:
- a CDS encoding HNH endonuclease signature motif containing protein, with amino-acid sequence MAALVEAARAVALVPVPEDAGVCLAEAEELLAVRDRITSALAARVGRVHRAGEAKHHGHASTKLWLRSAGGMTPAGAGRLLTMSTELPRLPKVRRRFAEGGLAEGVVEAICTATAGLTDEQAATAERILLELAKSAGAAEVAKAGRYLRAVLDPDGHEKDEQADFDRRFFRVRRRKGGGLEGEFYLPVEAAARLQHMLDVYAKPKAEGDDRPLSVRNADALIAFLENKIVTELLVLVNAESLPDDPPSGTPSDVDEPIIDDGEPTIEEPAGEEPHEEPDEEPAGAEPGTRPSAVSPERTAIGPERTATVPPAGGDRSAGEDGSSAVASSAGDDTSPAAPSAASHAAAGAGADAAAGAGADAAAGVGACGGADGLEPVTGRAAAGSSPMDGPAAAWPHFDPTGGHERGHERGHERGHERGDLRDCDDVEQDHAADPDADPDADPDDDSDDDSDDDPGTQEEGIERGHRRNRARRPQQAPPQQARPQQARPQQTHAPDPPPGPDAPPDAEGSACPGGDAWPGSDAWAGVGADAPPGVGVNCPPGARGNVPPGVWLRGLPGLILATGHLLPVVSVHRLARTSTLVRIVMDAAGQVLDMGRKVRLATPAQRRAVFARYATCWVDGCPLPATLCQIDHSEDWCSGGLTDLKLLGPACQFHNRDRYRHPTRYTRRKIGDDRWAFTYRNPRTPRRRE; translated from the coding sequence GTGGCGGCTCTTGTCGAGGCGGCGCGGGCGGTGGCGTTGGTGCCGGTGCCTGAGGACGCGGGTGTGTGTCTGGCCGAGGCCGAGGAGTTGCTTGCGGTCCGTGATCGGATCACTTCGGCGTTGGCGGCCCGGGTGGGCCGTGTCCACCGGGCCGGGGAGGCGAAGCACCATGGGCATGCGTCCACGAAGTTGTGGCTGCGCAGCGCTGGGGGGATGACGCCCGCGGGGGCGGGGCGCCTGTTGACGATGAGCACGGAACTGCCCCGTCTGCCGAAGGTCCGCCGCCGGTTCGCGGAGGGTGGCCTGGCGGAGGGGGTCGTGGAGGCGATCTGCACGGCCACCGCGGGGTTGACCGATGAGCAGGCGGCGACGGCTGAGCGGATTCTGCTGGAGTTGGCGAAGTCGGCGGGTGCGGCGGAGGTGGCCAAGGCGGGGCGGTACCTACGCGCGGTGCTCGACCCTGACGGGCATGAGAAGGACGAGCAGGCGGATTTCGATCGCCGGTTCTTCCGGGTACGCCGGCGTAAGGGCGGCGGGCTGGAGGGGGAGTTCTACCTGCCGGTGGAGGCCGCCGCGCGGTTGCAGCACATGCTGGACGTCTACGCCAAGCCCAAGGCCGAGGGTGACGACCGGCCGTTGAGTGTGCGGAACGCGGACGCGTTGATCGCGTTCCTGGAGAACAAGATCGTGACCGAGCTTCTGGTGCTGGTCAACGCCGAGTCCCTCCCCGACGACCCTCCGAGTGGCACTCCCTCGGACGTCGATGAGCCCATCATCGACGATGGCGAGCCCACCATTGAGGAGCCCGCCGGCGAAGAACCACACGAAGAGCCAGACGAAGAGCCAGCGGGTGCGGAGCCGGGCACACGGCCATCGGCCGTCAGCCCCGAACGCACAGCCATCGGCCCCGAACGCACAGCCACTGTGCCCCCGGCGGGCGGGGATCGCTCAGCCGGCGAGGACGGTAGCTCGGCCGTCGCGTCCTCCGCAGGAGACGACACCTCCCCTGCCGCGCCCAGTGCCGCCTCCCATGCCGCCGCGGGTGCGGGCGCGGATGCCGCCGCGGGTGCGGGCGCGGATGCCGCCGCGGGTGTGGGCGCGTGTGGGGGCGCTGACGGGCTGGAGCCTGTCACCGGCCGCGCGGCCGCCGGTAGCTCGCCCATGGACGGTCCGGCTGCCGCCTGGCCGCACTTCGACCCGACCGGCGGCCACGAGCGCGGCCACGAGCGCGGCCACGAGCGCGGCCACGAGCGCGGCGACCTGCGCGACTGCGATGACGTCGAGCAGGACCACGCCGCCGACCCTGACGCCGACCCTGACGCCGACCCTGACGACGACTCTGACGACGACTCTGACGACGACCCCGGCACTCAGGAAGAGGGCATCGAGCGAGGACACCGCAGAAACCGAGCGCGGCGCCCGCAGCAGGCACCCCCGCAGCAGGCACGCCCACAGCAGGCACGCCCGCAGCAGACGCATGCCCCTGATCCCCCACCCGGGCCCGACGCCCCGCCGGATGCGGAAGGGAGCGCCTGCCCGGGAGGCGACGCTTGGCCTGGCAGTGATGCCTGGGCGGGGGTGGGAGCGGATGCTCCGCCGGGGGTGGGGGTGAACTGTCCGCCGGGAGCGCGCGGCAATGTGCCGCCGGGGGTGTGGTTGCGGGGGTTGCCGGGGCTGATCCTGGCGACCGGGCACCTGCTGCCCGTTGTCAGCGTGCACCGGCTGGCCCGCACCAGCACCCTTGTCCGGATCGTCATGGACGCCGCCGGGCAGGTCCTGGACATGGGCCGCAAGGTCCGCCTGGCCACCCCCGCCCAGCGCCGGGCCGTCTTCGCCCGGTACGCCACCTGCTGGGTCGACGGCTGCCCCCTGCCCGCCACCCTGTGCCAGATCGACCATTCCGAGGACTGGTGCAGCGGCGGGCTGACCGACCTCAAGCTGCTCGGGCCGGCCTGCCAGTTCCACAACCGCGACCGCTACCGCCACCCCACCCGCTACACCCGCCGAAAGATCGGCGACGACCGCTGGGCCTTCACCTACCGCAACCCCCGCACCCCCCGGCGACGCGAATGA
- a CDS encoding LacI family DNA-binding transcriptional regulator, whose amino-acid sequence MTMVRPGESPAERPRAAVMEDVAELAGVSAMTVSRVLNAPEKVRPETRERVLAAVRELDYRPNSAARMLVTGRSGVLGVVCFDTTLYGPASTLFGVEQAARDSDYLVSIASLPVLDRRWIGRGVDRLRSQSVDGVIVVAPHESAAEGVRQLPAGLPVVVVGGGGDVPVPVVAVDQVAGAARATRHLLSLGHRTVWHVAGPPNWVDSRGRLSGWRSVLEAEGRVVPEPLVGDWTASSGYELGRRLAADGGVTAVFVANDHMAMGVLRALREAGRRVPEDVSVAGFDDVPEAAYFWPPLTTVRQDFGELGRQAFRLLLHRIADRDVGPARLVEPELVVRESTAAAPPSSA is encoded by the coding sequence ATGACGATGGTGCGGCCTGGAGAGAGCCCGGCCGAGCGCCCGAGGGCGGCGGTCATGGAAGACGTCGCGGAGCTGGCGGGGGTGTCGGCGATGACGGTGTCGCGGGTGCTGAACGCTCCGGAGAAGGTGCGTCCGGAGACGCGGGAGCGGGTGCTGGCGGCGGTGCGGGAGCTGGACTACCGGCCGAACTCGGCGGCGCGGATGCTGGTGACCGGGCGGTCGGGGGTGCTGGGGGTGGTGTGTTTCGACACCACGTTGTACGGGCCGGCGTCGACGTTGTTCGGGGTGGAGCAGGCGGCCCGGGACAGTGACTATCTGGTGAGCATCGCGAGTTTGCCGGTGCTGGATCGGCGGTGGATCGGGCGGGGGGTGGATCGGCTGCGGTCGCAGTCGGTGGACGGGGTGATCGTGGTGGCGCCGCATGAGTCGGCGGCCGAGGGGGTGCGGCAGCTTCCGGCGGGGTTGCCGGTGGTGGTGGTGGGTGGGGGCGGGGATGTGCCGGTGCCGGTGGTGGCGGTCGATCAGGTGGCGGGGGCGGCGCGGGCGACGCGGCATCTGCTGAGTTTGGGGCATCGGACGGTGTGGCATGTGGCGGGTCCGCCGAACTGGGTGGATTCGCGTGGTCGTCTTTCGGGGTGGCGGTCGGTGCTGGAGGCGGAGGGCCGGGTGGTGCCCGAGCCGTTGGTGGGTGATTGGACGGCGTCGTCGGGTTATGAGCTGGGGCGGCGGCTGGCGGCCGATGGCGGGGTGACGGCGGTGTTCGTGGCCAATGACCATATGGCGATGGGGGTGTTGCGGGCGTTGCGGGAGGCGGGGCGGCGGGTGCCCGAGGATGTGAGCGTGGCGGGGTTCGACGACGTGCCGGAGGCGGCGTATTTCTGGCCGCCGCTGACCACGGTGCGGCAGGACTTCGGCGAGCTAGGCCGGCAGGCGTTCCGGCTCCTGCTGCACCGCATCGCCGACCGTGACGTCGGGCCGGCGCGCCTGGTCGAGCCTGAACTCGTGGTCAGGGAGAGCACGGCCGCCGCTCCACCGTCCTCGGCGTAA
- a CDS encoding DMT family transporter — protein MNHAPALSVRQGLVYVSTAAAAWGTGGAAGAMLHDAGRLSPVAVSFWRFTCGAALLLLVARGRPSWRAVLLVGPAMAVCQAAYFAAIAETGVAVATMITMGAAPLFVAAGGRIFLREPLGRTALACAGLALAGLAMLTGGAAAPAGPAGVVYCLVSAAAYSFVTLATRRMPAEGVAVWGFAGGALCLLPLAVGGGLLPTGHTMTSVLLLGYLAIVPTALAYRLFFTGLGVVGGVTASLVSLLEPLVAAVAGVVLLGERMTAVQVGGGALLLCALAWLARAELRDGPVRGSRPGKPSC, from the coding sequence ATGAACCATGCTCCAGCCCTGTCCGTACGGCAGGGTCTTGTCTACGTGTCCACCGCCGCGGCCGCCTGGGGGACCGGCGGCGCGGCGGGGGCGATGCTCCACGACGCGGGCCGGCTGAGCCCCGTCGCCGTGTCCTTCTGGCGCTTCACCTGCGGGGCGGCGCTTCTGCTCCTGGTCGCGCGCGGCCGCCCTTCCTGGCGGGCGGTGCTGCTCGTCGGCCCGGCCATGGCGGTGTGCCAGGCCGCCTACTTCGCGGCGATCGCCGAGACCGGCGTCGCGGTCGCGACCATGATCACCATGGGGGCGGCTCCGCTCTTCGTGGCGGCCGGCGGCCGGATCTTCCTGCGCGAGCCCCTGGGCCGTACGGCTCTCGCCTGCGCCGGGCTCGCGCTCGCCGGGCTGGCCATGCTCACGGGAGGAGCGGCCGCCCCGGCCGGTCCGGCAGGCGTCGTCTACTGCCTGGTGTCGGCCGCCGCCTACTCCTTCGTCACCCTCGCGACCCGCCGCATGCCCGCGGAGGGCGTGGCGGTGTGGGGCTTCGCCGGGGGCGCGCTGTGCCTGCTCCCGCTCGCCGTGGGCGGGGGACTGCTGCCCACCGGGCACACGATGACCAGCGTGCTGCTGCTCGGCTATCTGGCGATCGTGCCGACCGCGCTCGCGTACCGGTTGTTCTTCACCGGCCTGGGCGTCGTGGGTGGCGTCACCGCGTCGCTGGTCTCGTTGCTCGAACCCCTCGTCGCGGCCGTCGCCGGTGTCGTCCTGCTGGGGGAGCGCATGACCGCCGTACAGGTGGGTGGGGGAGCCCTCCTCCTGTGCGCCCTCGCCTGGCTCGCCCGCGCGGAGTTGCGCGATGGACCGGTGCGGGGGTCACGACCAGGGAAGCCGAGCTGTTAA
- a CDS encoding dienelactone hydrolase family protein encodes MCYDADAVPPVHGAPRTTTSSERLVLISGDGEEFAAFLSRPGTPTGAAVLVLPDNRGLSGFYEQLTVRLAEQGHPALVIDYFGRTAGTGPRPAGFPHMEHLGRAHKDTLFADIAAGARYLRAEGHQDVVTLGFCFGGRLAFLAARPEFGFRGVIGLYGYPDTIFGNPGPTQLAGELCGPILGLLGGADEGISPEVVKAFNEALDGAGVEHEFVTYPGAPHSFFELGRPELAEACADAWSRILGFLEGVPARP; translated from the coding sequence GTGTGCTATGACGCCGACGCCGTACCTCCCGTTCACGGTGCTCCGCGCACGACCACGTCGTCCGAGCGCCTCGTCCTGATCTCGGGCGACGGGGAGGAATTCGCGGCGTTCCTGTCCCGTCCCGGAACACCCACCGGCGCCGCCGTGCTCGTCCTGCCCGACAATCGGGGCCTGTCCGGGTTCTACGAGCAGCTGACCGTACGCCTCGCCGAGCAGGGGCATCCAGCGCTCGTGATCGACTACTTCGGCCGTACGGCGGGGACCGGCCCGCGGCCGGCCGGCTTCCCGCACATGGAGCACCTGGGCAGGGCGCACAAGGACACCCTTTTCGCCGACATCGCCGCCGGGGCGCGATACCTGCGGGCAGAGGGGCATCAGGACGTCGTCACGCTCGGCTTCTGCTTCGGCGGCAGGCTCGCGTTTTTGGCGGCCCGCCCCGAGTTCGGATTCCGCGGCGTCATCGGCCTGTACGGATATCCGGACACGATCTTCGGCAACCCCGGCCCGACCCAGCTGGCCGGCGAGCTGTGCGGCCCGATCCTCGGGCTGTTGGGCGGCGCGGACGAGGGCATCTCCCCCGAGGTGGTGAAGGCCTTTAACGAGGCGCTGGACGGCGCGGGCGTCGAGCACGAGTTCGTCACCTATCCGGGAGCACCGCACAGCTTCTTCGAGCTCGGCCGGCCGGAACTGGCGGAGGCCTGCGCCGACGCGTGGTCGCGCATCCTCGGATTCCTGGAAGGCGTGCCTGCTCGGCCCTGA
- a CDS encoding SRPBCC family protein yields the protein MSSIEQSIDVNVPIRTAYNQWTQFESFPEFMEGVESVKQIGDTRTDWVVEIAGVRREFQAEITEQHPDERVAWRSLDTPRQAGVVTFHRLGDDTTRVTLQMEYDPEGFIEKAADALQLVRMRVKGDLERFKAFIESRGGETGAWRGDVPGPHQQGGTGSGGVSGGVSGGGSGTGYDIGEPMPPQTVNPDYPRETPLPAPGSGPIPPAPGSGPIPPAPGTGPLPGSGPLPPRDTPGPVI from the coding sequence ATGAGCTCGATCGAACAGTCCATCGATGTGAATGTCCCGATCCGTACCGCGTACAACCAGTGGACGCAGTTCGAGAGCTTCCCGGAGTTCATGGAAGGCGTCGAGTCGGTCAAGCAGATCGGCGACACGCGCACCGACTGGGTCGTCGAGATCGCGGGAGTCCGCCGGGAGTTCCAGGCGGAGATCACCGAGCAGCACCCCGACGAGCGCGTGGCCTGGCGCTCACTGGACACGCCCCGGCAGGCCGGGGTCGTCACGTTCCACCGGCTCGGCGACGACACCACCCGCGTCACCCTCCAGATGGAGTACGACCCCGAGGGCTTCATCGAGAAGGCGGCCGACGCTCTTCAGCTCGTGCGCATGCGCGTCAAGGGCGACCTGGAGCGTTTCAAGGCCTTCATCGAGTCACGCGGCGGCGAGACCGGCGCCTGGCGCGGCGACGTGCCCGGCCCGCACCAGCAGGGCGGAACGGGTTCCGGCGGCGTGTCCGGCGGTGTCTCCGGCGGGGGTTCCGGCACGGGCTACGACATCGGCGAGCCGATGCCGCCGCAGACCGTGAACCCGGACTACCCGCGCGAGACGCCGCTTCCGGCGCCCGGTAGCGGACCGATCCCGCCGGCGCCCGGTAGCGGACCGATCCCGCCGGCGCCCGGTACGGGCCCGCTTCCCGGCAGCGGACCGCTGCCGCCGCGGGACACGCCCGGCCCGGTCATCTAG